In Malaclemys terrapin pileata isolate rMalTer1 chromosome 10, rMalTer1.hap1, whole genome shotgun sequence, the following are encoded in one genomic region:
- the VASN gene encoding vasorin encodes MDHLILWTLLLLCPAAQVQGCPSGCQCTQPQVVFCAARRSHVVPSGLPPDTAYLYAFENGITSLHDDSFRGLPALQQLDLSQNKISSLQRNVFQPLTNLVNLDLSSNQLREITNETFHGLRLLERLYLDRNRIQRIHPAALDTLENLLELKLQNNQLRSVPPLNLPKLLLLDISHNSIAILEAGAFRTVNIESLKIAGLGLSSLDEELFQNLNNLHELDVSDNSLGRVPEVLRRLRGLTRLSLAGNTQIAQLQAEDFGELPNLQELDMSNLNLNTIPQDFFSVFPRLRAITAAENPFNCLCQLSWFGRWLHTSHVTLRRSDETRCHFPPKNAAKLLQHLEYADFGCPATPTPTPTLRTTSLQPAVLLTSSGHSALEPSLAASTHEPAPQQDSSTRTPHTAAQGPTSPEMQICPPRTCLNGGTCQLDAHNHLECQCPNGFSGLYCEAEIQRTTLPPITQAPTQSKQISVKQVSSTSLTVDLKNYQQAKDQLKGIRLTYRNLSGPDKRPVTLSLPTSLSEYTVRALRPNSTYRLCTGPLGEKPSEGEFCIEAHTAVQGTHQQHLPVTQSKDSNLTLMIVPALAAVLLLVIAVTAVTYYLRHRRAKAHANAGVDSSPLELEGVKTCLENRDLATHSQKLPENVVVLNGLECDVPLMHQRYPSNNNSPAVKPSYF; translated from the coding sequence ATGGACCACCTGATCCTGTGGACACTGCTGCTTCTGTGCCCCGCAGCCCAGGTTCAGGGCTGTCCATCAGGCTGCCAATGCACCCAGCCACAAGTTGTGTTCTGTGCGGCCCGGAGAAGCCACGTCGTCCCAAGTGGCCTGCCACCGGACACGGCCTACCTGTACGCCTTTGAGAACGGCATCACCTCGCTCCACGACGACAGCTTCCGGGGCctcccagcactgcagcagcTGGACCTCTCCCAGAACAAGATTTCCAGCCTCCAGAGGAATGTCTTCCAGCCACTCACCAACCTTGTCAACTTGGATCTGTCATCCAACCAGCTGCGTGAGATCACCAACGAAACCTTCCATGGGCTGCGCCTGCTGGAGCGCCTCTACCTGGACCGGAACCGAATCCAGCGCATCCACCCGGCTGCCTTGGACACGCTGGAGAACCTGCTGGAGCTGAAGCTCCAGAACAATCAGCTACGTTCGGTTCCTCCACTGAACCTTCCCAAGCTCCTGCTGCTAGACATAAGCCACAACAGCATTGCCATCCTCGAAGCTGGGGCCTTTCGCACGGTGAACATAGAGTCTCTCAAGAtcgcagggctggggctgagcagCTTGGATGAGGAGCTTTTTCAGAACTTGAACAACCTCCACGAGCTGGACGTCTCGGACAACTCACTGGGCAGAGTCCCGGAGGTGCTCCGGCGGCTCCGGGGTCTCACCAGGCTCAGCCTGGCTGGGAACACCCAAATCGCTCAGCTGCAGGCGGAGGATTTCGGGGAGCTGCCCAACCTCCAAGAGCTGGACATGAGCAACCTCAACCTCAACACCATCCCCCAGGACTTCTTCAGCGTCTTCCCCAGGCTCCGGGCCATCACCGCAGCCGAGAATCCATTCAACTGCCTCTGCCAGCTGAGCTGGTTTGGGCGCTGGCTACACACCAGCCATGTCACGCTCAGGAGGTCCGACGAGACAAGGTGCCACTTCCCTCCCAAGAACGCTGCTAAGCTCCTCCAGCACCTGGAATATGCAGACTTCGGCTGTcctgccaccccaacccccacccccaccctgagaaCCACCTCCCTGCAGCCGGCCGTGCTTCTCACCAGCAGCGGGCACTCTGCGCTGGAGCCCAGCCTTGCTGCTTCCACTCATGAGCCCGCGCCCCAGCAGGACAGCTCTACTCGCACGCCACACACGGCTGCGCAGGGGCCAACTAGCCCCGAGATGCAGATCTGCCCTCCCCGGACATGCTTAAACGGGGGCACCTGCCAGCTAGACGCGCACAACCACCTGGAGTGCCAGTGCCCCAACGGCTTCTCGGGCTTGTACTGCGAAGCCGAGATCCAGAGAACAACCCTGCCCCCTATCACCCAAGCGCCCACGCAGAGCAAGCAAATCAGTGTTAAGCAGGTCAGCAGCACCTCACTGACGGTGGACTTAAAAAACTATCAACAGGCCAAAGATCAGCTGAAGGGCATCCGCCTGACCTACCGCAACCTGTCCGGGCCCGACAAGCGGCCGGTCACGCTCAGCCTGCCGACGTCGCTCTCCGAATACACGGTACGCGCGCTGAGACCGAACTCCACCTACCGCCTCTGCACTGGGCCGCTGGGGGAGAAGCCCTCAGAAGGGGAGTTCTGCATCGAGGCCCACACTGCTGTGCAGGGGACTCACCAGCAGCACCTACCCGTCACCCAGAGCAAAGACAGCAACCTGACACTCATGATCGTGCCAGCGCtggctgctgtgctgctgctggtgattGCTGTGACAGCAGTCACGTACTATCTCCGGCACCGACGGGCTAAGGCACATGCCAATGCCGGGGTGGACTCCAGCCCTCTGGAGCTGGAAGGGGTGAAAACGTGTCTGGAAAACAGAGACTTAGCGACCCACAGTCAAAAGCTGCCAGAGAACGTGGTGGTGCTGAATGGCTTAGAATGCGACGTCCCCCTGATGCACCAACGCTACCCCAGTAACAACAACAGCCCAGCGGTCAAGCCGTCCTATTTCTAG